The proteins below come from a single Candidatus Flexicrinis affinis genomic window:
- a CDS encoding haloacid dehalogenase → MDNLGDITESLRDAMAARTAARDAALAASRELIRHCSGCIRAAHRREWDQVDAQLEVIAADAVTLRAGVAGYPELYHSGYVQDALKEVVEAHAASAILRGGSTLPTPDALQVEPATYMLGLAEAATELRRAILDLMRQSEDHAPEAERLLAAMDAIYDQLVTFDFPDAVTRDLRRQTDIVRGVLERTRGDLTTTLQQIRLVNALKRFEERM, encoded by the coding sequence ATGGACAACCTCGGTGACATCACAGAGTCTCTGCGCGATGCGATGGCGGCCCGGACTGCCGCCCGTGACGCCGCCCTTGCCGCCTCGCGCGAGCTGATCCGCCACTGCTCGGGCTGCATCCGCGCGGCGCACCGGCGCGAGTGGGATCAAGTCGACGCGCAGCTGGAGGTCATCGCCGCCGACGCCGTGACGCTGCGGGCCGGCGTCGCTGGGTATCCGGAGTTGTATCACAGCGGCTATGTGCAGGATGCGCTCAAAGAGGTCGTCGAGGCACACGCCGCGTCCGCGATCTTACGCGGCGGCAGCACGCTTCCGACGCCTGACGCGCTGCAGGTCGAACCCGCAACCTATATGCTCGGGCTTGCCGAAGCCGCGACCGAACTGCGGCGCGCGATCCTCGACTTGATGCGCCAATCCGAGGACCACGCGCCAGAAGCCGAGCGCCTGCTCGCCGCGATGGACGCCATCTACGATCAGCTCGTCACATTCGACTTCCCGGATGCCGTCACCCGCGACCTGCGCCGTCAGACCGACATCGTGCGCGGCGTACTGGAACGCACGCGCGGCGACCTGACGACCACGCTGCAGCAAATCCGATTGGTCAACGCGCTCAAGCGGTTCGAAGAGAGGATGTGA
- a CDS encoding sugar ABC transporter permease, which yields MVPLNFCTFEADRSSTDTAFGVLLIGLGMVIGIAIGTIVHRIVSSGQGLGSLTSEQHSAGTFKGTFIPFALLAPTLIILALFLYLPAVDNLRLSTLLARLGTDRTAFVCVDNFTKLLEPRQNYGQTLYATFLIAFFTVVLGLVLSLLIAYVAYQPVRGASIYRTLLIWPYAISPPVAGIIFSLVFNPSSGIMNHLIRTAGGTPVEWLQNASIAPWTIIVASVWKSMGFNILFYIAGLQNVPMDLVEAAAIDGANFVQRFRRVIIPMLSPITFFLIITNITYAFFDTYGTIDFLTSGGPAGATSTMIYRIVDNGLRKFDLGTAAAQSLVLFSIVILITLIQFRTSGRRVTYGK from the coding sequence ATGGTTCCGCTGAACTTCTGCACGTTCGAGGCCGACCGCTCGAGCACGGACACCGCGTTTGGGGTGCTCTTGATCGGGTTAGGAATGGTCATCGGCATCGCAATCGGGACCATCGTCCATCGGATCGTCAGCTCGGGTCAGGGCCTAGGTTCGCTCACCAGCGAACAACACAGCGCTGGAACGTTCAAAGGGACGTTCATCCCGTTTGCGCTGCTCGCCCCCACGTTGATAATTCTTGCGTTGTTCCTCTATCTTCCTGCCGTTGACAATCTTCGTTTGTCGACCTTGCTGGCCCGGCTTGGCACGGATCGCACCGCGTTCGTCTGTGTCGATAACTTCACCAAACTGCTCGAACCGCGTCAGAACTATGGACAAACCCTGTACGCGACGTTCTTAATTGCTTTCTTCACTGTCGTGTTGGGCTTGGTCCTTTCACTGCTTATCGCGTATGTGGCCTATCAACCCGTACGGGGTGCAAGCATCTACCGCACACTGCTCATCTGGCCGTATGCCATCAGCCCGCCAGTCGCCGGTATCATTTTCAGCCTGGTCTTCAATCCATCGTCGGGCATCATGAACCACCTGATACGCACCGCCGGAGGAACACCTGTCGAATGGCTTCAGAACGCAAGTATCGCGCCATGGACGATCATCGTAGCTAGCGTATGGAAATCCATGGGATTCAACATCTTGTTTTACATCGCCGGCCTACAGAACGTGCCGATGGACCTCGTTGAAGCAGCGGCGATCGACGGTGCCAATTTCGTGCAGCGCTTCCGCCGTGTGATCATCCCGATGCTTTCCCCGATCACATTCTTCCTGATCATCACCAACATCACCTACGCCTTCTTCGACACCTACGGCACGATCGACTTCTTGACCAGCGGCGGGCCTGCCGGCGCGACGTCGACGATGATCTACCGTATCGTCGACAACGGACTCAGGAAGTTCGATCTCGGCACTGCGGCGGCTCAATCGCTTGTGCTGTTCAGCATCGTGATCCTTATCACCCTGATTCAGTTCCGAACCAGCGGCCGACGCGTAACCTACGGGAAGTGA
- a CDS encoding DUF368 domain-containing protein: protein MFITGFFMGSADIVPGVSGGTIAFIMGIYDTLIDAIKSFNLDAIRLVLARKIGAFVDHVSLRFLIALGIGILAAVFTLSHVLEGLIETQPTYIFALFGGLVLASIIAVSPKVSWSPVTIAVLVVGAVFAFWLTGLGGAGTGAEPEATGAVSYDLLTLFVSGAIAIVAMILPGISGSFILVILGQYRIVLGLVNERNFFPLIVFALGCLVGIILFSRVLSFLLHHYRSITLAALVGFMLGSLRKLWIEASAGVDVMTNAGAAPSILLVIVLIVVGFAVVTVLDHLSSRNNPILKRVLPG from the coding sequence ATCTTCATCACCGGCTTCTTCATGGGGTCGGCAGACATCGTCCCCGGCGTCTCCGGCGGCACCATTGCGTTCATCATGGGCATCTACGACACCTTGATCGACGCGATCAAGTCGTTCAATCTCGACGCCATCCGGCTCGTGCTGGCGCGCAAAATCGGGGCGTTCGTTGATCACGTCAGCCTGCGCTTCCTGATCGCACTTGGCATCGGCATCCTTGCCGCCGTGTTCACGCTTTCGCACGTGCTGGAAGGGCTAATCGAAACCCAGCCGACGTACATTTTCGCGCTGTTCGGCGGGCTTGTGCTGGCGTCGATCATCGCCGTGTCGCCGAAGGTATCGTGGTCGCCAGTGACCATCGCAGTGCTGGTTGTCGGCGCAGTCTTCGCGTTTTGGCTGACCGGCCTTGGCGGGGCTGGAACCGGTGCCGAACCGGAAGCCACCGGCGCGGTCAGCTACGATCTGCTCACGCTGTTCGTCAGCGGCGCCATTGCCATCGTCGCCATGATCCTGCCGGGCATCTCCGGCTCGTTCATTCTGGTCATTCTCGGCCAGTATCGGATCGTGCTTGGACTCGTCAACGAACGCAACTTCTTCCCGTTGATCGTGTTCGCGCTCGGCTGTTTGGTCGGCATCATCCTGTTCAGCCGCGTCCTCAGCTTCCTGCTGCACCACTACCGGTCGATCACACTGGCCGCGCTGGTCGGGTTCATGCTCGGTTCGCTGCGCAAGCTGTGGATCGAGGCCAGTGCCGGCGTCGACGTGATGACGAATGCCGGGGCCGCGCCGAGCATCCTTTTGGTGATCGTGCTGATCGTGGTCGGGTTTGCGGTCGTCACCGTGCTCGATCATTTGTCGAGCCGGAACAATCCGATCTTGAAGCGCGTGCTGCCCGGATAA
- a CDS encoding cellulase family glycosylhydrolase produces the protein MRRRVASVIALAAVFITTASQPWRAPPLQSCTPVERAAIFAQVPDYMPSQTAEFVRLTEGRFTVSSEPYDVRGVNYYPALFPWRRFLTADVDEVGREFALLSDAGFNTLRLFLWHEALFQCEADGAVPEPQGLLKLDALIRLAAEHGFRLILTLHDLPDLDHYRLYDDHAHTRAQTAYLAQRYRDERAILAWDLRNEGDIDYGSQATFGGRFPRDAVLDWLGGTAAIVRDHAPEHLVTAGWLYHAEDTAPYVDFISFHHWWDAADLERRIRELRTRTGLPILLQEVGYSTFERSEAEQARLLGAALDTAERAGLLGWMVWAAFDFPPDVTCFPAPCLSALNAEHFFGLWSADYRPKAAVDAVR, from the coding sequence ATGCGGCGGCGGGTCGCTTCGGTCATAGCGCTCGCCGCCGTGTTCATCACGACGGCATCGCAGCCATGGCGCGCGCCACCCCTGCAATCCTGCACCCCAGTCGAGCGTGCCGCAATTTTCGCGCAAGTTCCGGATTACATGCCCAGCCAAACCGCGGAATTCGTCCGGCTAACCGAAGGTCGATTCACGGTCAGCAGCGAGCCGTACGACGTGCGCGGCGTGAACTACTACCCGGCCCTCTTCCCGTGGCGGCGTTTCCTGACGGCAGACGTTGACGAAGTCGGCCGCGAGTTTGCCTTGCTCTCCGACGCGGGTTTCAACACCCTGCGATTGTTCTTGTGGCATGAGGCGCTATTTCAGTGCGAGGCCGACGGCGCAGTTCCCGAGCCGCAGGGACTGCTCAAGCTCGATGCGCTCATCCGGTTGGCCGCCGAGCACGGGTTCCGGTTGATCCTCACCCTGCACGACCTGCCCGACCTCGACCATTACCGCCTCTACGACGATCACGCCCATACGCGGGCGCAGACCGCTTACCTCGCACAGCGCTACCGTGACGAGCGCGCGATTCTCGCGTGGGATCTGCGCAATGAGGGCGATATCGACTACGGCAGTCAGGCCACATTCGGCGGGCGCTTCCCGCGCGACGCAGTGCTGGATTGGCTGGGCGGAACGGCCGCGATCGTCCGAGATCACGCGCCGGAACATCTCGTCACCGCTGGCTGGCTGTATCATGCCGAGGACACCGCGCCTTACGTCGACTTCATCAGCTTCCATCACTGGTGGGACGCGGCCGACCTTGAGCGCCGGATTCGCGAGCTGCGCACCCGAACCGGCCTGCCGATCCTGCTGCAGGAGGTCGGCTACAGCACGTTCGAACGCAGCGAGGCGGAACAAGCACGCCTCCTCGGGGCGGCGCTGGACACGGCCGAGCGTGCCGGCCTGCTCGGGTGGATGGTGTGGGCCGCGTTCGACTTCCCGCCGGACGTCACGTGTTTCCCGGCGCCGTGCTTGAGCGCGCTGAACGCCGAACACTTCTTCGGATTGTGGAGCGCGGATTACCGTCCCAAAGCGGCAGTCGACGCCGTGCGCTGA
- a CDS encoding carbohydrate ABC transporter permease, protein MAELTRHISTSQGREQTTALTGPPAWKRFVPERWYAHLILWIACLVMGFPLLYAALVSTQNNAQVANFVLAPGTSFTDNLEWVMVNRNLGKYMVDSLTLSVVITVGKTILSLLSGLAFVYFRFPGKWLVFGFVLLTLMMPTEILVIGLFRYVSGTLGWGGTFQAVAVPFLASATGTFLFRQHFSNIPAELSEAAQMDGANPLQFLWRVLVPMSWNTIGALAVIQFVYSWNMYLWPQLIMTRGDFQVVQVGLRALLGGDQATEYGPLMLGAVIASIPPVIVFIILQKQFMSGFQITTDK, encoded by the coding sequence ATGGCAGAGCTGACTCGTCACATCTCGACATCGCAAGGGCGTGAACAGACCACCGCCCTAACTGGTCCGCCTGCATGGAAGCGGTTCGTCCCGGAACGGTGGTATGCGCACCTGATCTTGTGGATCGCCTGTCTCGTCATGGGATTCCCGCTGCTGTACGCCGCGCTTGTCAGCACACAGAACAACGCTCAGGTTGCGAACTTCGTGTTGGCTCCGGGCACGTCCTTCACCGACAACCTCGAGTGGGTGATGGTCAACCGCAATCTGGGCAAATACATGGTGGATTCGCTGACCCTGTCAGTCGTAATCACAGTCGGCAAGACCATCCTGTCGCTGCTTTCGGGTCTGGCGTTCGTTTACTTTCGGTTCCCAGGCAAATGGCTGGTGTTCGGGTTCGTGCTGCTCACCCTGATGATGCCGACCGAGATTCTGGTGATCGGTCTGTTCCGCTACGTCAGCGGCACCCTCGGATGGGGCGGGACGTTCCAAGCTGTCGCCGTGCCGTTCCTTGCCAGCGCAACGGGTACGTTCCTGTTCAGGCAGCACTTCTCGAATATCCCGGCCGAGCTGAGCGAAGCGGCGCAGATGGATGGGGCCAATCCGCTGCAGTTCCTGTGGCGCGTGCTGGTTCCGATGAGTTGGAACACCATCGGCGCGCTGGCCGTGATCCAGTTCGTGTATTCGTGGAACATGTACCTGTGGCCGCAGTTGATCATGACGCGCGGCGACTTTCAGGTCGTGCAGGTGGGGTTGCGCGCGCTCTTGGGCGGCGATCAGGCCACCGAATACGGTCCGCTGATGCTCGGCGCGGTGATCGCCAGCATCCCGCCGGTGATCGTGTTCATCATCCTGCAGAAGCAGTTCATGAGCGGCTTCCAGATCACGACGGACAAATAG
- the greA gene encoding transcription elongation factor GreA yields the protein MFEHSQYLTSEGLTQLENRLNMLKEVRRPEIAERLRRAMEEGGDLSENAEYEDAKNEQAFMEGEIQRLEAILASAQIIEEGASKGVVSAGSRVTIVEKGSKDPEVYMLVGSAEANPGEGKISVDSPMGRALMGHKTGAKVTVKAPDGDFVVTIKKIE from the coding sequence ATGTTTGAGCATTCGCAATACCTTACGTCGGAAGGTCTCACTCAGCTTGAGAACCGGCTCAATATGCTCAAAGAGGTTCGCCGTCCCGAAATTGCCGAGCGGCTGCGCCGTGCGATGGAAGAAGGCGGCGACCTGAGCGAGAACGCCGAGTACGAGGATGCCAAGAACGAACAGGCCTTCATGGAAGGCGAGATTCAGCGTCTTGAGGCGATCCTTGCCAGCGCCCAGATCATCGAGGAAGGCGCGTCTAAGGGCGTCGTCAGCGCCGGTTCGCGCGTGACGATCGTCGAGAAAGGCTCCAAAGATCCAGAAGTCTATATGCTGGTCGGCTCGGCCGAAGCCAACCCCGGCGAAGGCAAAATCAGTGTCGACAGTCCGATGGGCCGTGCCCTGATGGGTCACAAGACGGGCGCGAAGGTCACCGTCAAGGCCCCCGACGGCGATTTCGTGGTCACGATCAAGAAAATCGAGTAG
- a CDS encoding DUF3467 domain-containing protein: MSANPQNPTGANRLRIDFPPDLNAEYANAAIINSTHSEIILDFLQILPNDPRGRVRARIAMTPANAKLLLRALQDRIAHFEKTHGEITLPQRPPSLADQLFNLGNENPEPDEPK; this comes from the coding sequence ATGTCCGCTAACCCTCAAAACCCGACCGGCGCTAATCGCCTGCGCATCGACTTTCCGCCCGACTTGAACGCCGAATACGCGAACGCGGCGATCATTAACTCGACCCACAGCGAGATCATCCTCGACTTCCTGCAAATTCTGCCGAACGACCCGCGCGGGCGCGTACGCGCTCGGATCGCCATGACACCGGCCAATGCCAAGCTGCTGCTGCGCGCGCTGCAAGACCGAATTGCGCATTTTGAGAAGACGCACGGTGAAATAACGCTGCCGCAGCGTCCGCCTTCTCTGGCCGATCAGTTGTTCAACCTCGGCAACGAGAACCCGGAACCCGACGAACCCAAATAG
- a CDS encoding LLM class flavin-dependent oxidoreductase: MKFGAALPYSSARSTARLCQAAEAAGWDGCFLGDAIWCEDPMIALAAAAMVTQRIRLGTLIIPVPLRRPWKLASESVALDRLSDGRLILGLGAGAVWMGWQGFPDEVTDTRARAEMLDETIDILTLLYQRKPFDYAGKHFHLKLTLVDEMHYPPRPIQEPRIPLWAVGLWPHPKSMQRVLKCDGVVLEKRNAEGQPAEVTPADVREVHAFVQAQRTLTSPFDIVVQGKSNDLAPTQRKDMISEWQAAGATWWIETMFDLSESEAIERLQAGPPQVR; this comes from the coding sequence ATGAAGTTTGGAGCGGCTCTGCCCTATAGCTCTGCGCGCAGTACCGCGAGGCTTTGTCAAGCCGCCGAAGCGGCGGGATGGGATGGCTGTTTTCTGGGCGACGCGATCTGGTGCGAAGACCCGATGATTGCGTTGGCCGCCGCGGCGATGGTCACGCAACGGATCCGGTTGGGCACGCTGATCATCCCGGTGCCGCTGCGCCGTCCATGGAAACTTGCCAGTGAGTCCGTGGCACTTGATCGACTGTCGGACGGGCGCTTGATTCTGGGGCTGGGCGCCGGCGCTGTATGGATGGGATGGCAGGGTTTCCCCGACGAGGTCACCGATACGCGTGCCCGCGCCGAGATGCTCGATGAGACTATCGACATTCTGACGCTGCTCTACCAACGAAAACCGTTCGATTATGCGGGGAAGCACTTCCACCTCAAACTCACTCTGGTGGACGAGATGCACTATCCGCCCCGGCCCATCCAGGAGCCGCGCATCCCTTTGTGGGCGGTCGGGCTCTGGCCGCACCCAAAATCCATGCAGCGCGTGTTGAAATGCGACGGGGTCGTGCTCGAAAAGCGAAATGCAGAGGGGCAGCCAGCGGAGGTAACGCCGGCCGATGTGCGTGAAGTACACGCGTTTGTGCAAGCTCAGCGCACGCTGACATCCCCGTTCGACATCGTCGTGCAGGGCAAGTCCAACGATCTTGCGCCAACTCAGCGGAAGGACATGATCTCCGAATGGCAGGCGGCGGGTGCGACATGGTGGATTGAGACCATGTTCGATCTATCCGAATCGGAGGCGATCGAACGGCTGCAGGCGGGCCCCCCTCAGGTTCGGTGA
- a CDS encoding extracellular solute-binding protein: MSRRSMLLAALAVIMALVAFVPAMAQDKIEIQVWIAFGGARLEWAQGVAAEFNELFPQYEVVVVGDRSYEEVLSASSLAFEQGTQPAIIHFFEAGTQNARDAGFEGNPQFKSVAEAFGDRTEVNGLPVDFDNFVDAVRNYYTLDGTFTSFPWNTSSAIMFNNKTMLDAAGVESVPTTWAEVDAACEKIMAMENAPANCITWPNYGWFFEQAVAMQGTDLVNNGNGREARATETYLNSDAGIAYLEWWKDLENKGYYVYTGVQRDWNGTYNLFIQQQVAMLIYSSSDTSNATNAGRDAGFEVVASFYPHNQDVEYVGNLIGGGTLWLSNGLSTEVEDGALTFLLYLTNAENDASWHKLTGYVPVTKAGIALLEAEGWYEENPNSLVASAQLDGSAQTVATAGAIFGNFPAIRDILTTAIEEVLVNDRDVTEALNEAKELADESLAEYNFLYVTE; this comes from the coding sequence ATGTCTCGCAGAAGTATGCTTTTGGCGGCGTTGGCCGTCATCATGGCGCTGGTCGCATTCGTACCCGCCATGGCGCAAGACAAGATCGAGATCCAGGTCTGGATCGCGTTTGGCGGTGCCCGTCTCGAGTGGGCGCAGGGCGTCGCTGCCGAATTCAACGAACTGTTCCCGCAGTATGAGGTGGTGGTCGTTGGCGACCGCTCGTATGAAGAGGTGCTCTCCGCATCGAGCCTCGCGTTCGAGCAAGGGACTCAGCCGGCCATCATCCACTTTTTCGAGGCCGGCACGCAGAACGCGCGCGACGCCGGTTTCGAGGGCAACCCGCAGTTCAAGAGCGTCGCCGAGGCCTTCGGCGATCGCACCGAAGTCAACGGCCTGCCGGTAGACTTCGACAACTTCGTGGACGCAGTGCGCAACTACTACACGCTGGACGGCACCTTCACGTCGTTCCCGTGGAACACCTCGTCGGCGATCATGTTCAACAACAAGACGATGCTGGACGCCGCTGGCGTCGAGAGCGTCCCCACCACGTGGGCTGAGGTCGATGCCGCGTGCGAGAAGATCATGGCGATGGAAAACGCGCCCGCCAACTGCATCACGTGGCCGAACTACGGCTGGTTCTTCGAGCAGGCCGTCGCCATGCAAGGCACCGATCTGGTCAACAATGGCAACGGCCGTGAGGCCCGTGCCACCGAGACGTACCTGAACAGCGATGCCGGCATCGCCTACCTCGAGTGGTGGAAAGACCTCGAGAACAAGGGCTACTACGTCTACACCGGCGTGCAGCGCGACTGGAACGGCACCTACAACCTGTTCATCCAGCAGCAGGTCGCCATGTTGATCTACTCGTCGTCGGACACCTCGAACGCGACCAACGCCGGCCGCGATGCAGGTTTCGAGGTCGTCGCCAGCTTCTACCCGCACAATCAGGATGTCGAGTACGTCGGCAACCTGATCGGTGGCGGCACGCTGTGGCTGAGCAACGGCCTGTCGACTGAGGTCGAGGACGGCGCGCTCACCTTCCTGCTGTACCTGACCAACGCCGAAAACGATGCCTCGTGGCACAAACTGACCGGCTATGTCCCCGTAACTAAGGCGGGCATTGCGCTGCTCGAGGCCGAGGGCTGGTACGAAGAGAATCCCAACAGCTTGGTCGCCAGCGCGCAGCTCGATGGGTCGGCGCAGACCGTCGCGACTGCAGGCGCGATCTTCGGCAACTTCCCGGCCATCCGTGACATCCTCACGACCGCAATTGAGGAAGTCTTGGTCAACGACCGCGACGTCACCGAAGCGTTGAACGAAGCGAAGGAACTGGCCGACGAATCGCTCGCTGAGTACAACTTCCTGTACGTCACCGAGTAG